One genomic window of Aethina tumida isolate Nest 87 chromosome 3, icAetTumi1.1, whole genome shotgun sequence includes the following:
- the LOC109607298 gene encoding uncharacterized protein LOC109607298: MFKLVLHCTVLVICVQFCRGQDFDSSSPEDYEYYDDQDNSDLHTYVPSYLNTPDLQTSDIPQNLQENLPQYNYKNLNYNNLYTNIPTTHRPNYTNLFINKLNFSRETLLNEPEKTAPSVSLDDSKEVDDKLFEELIADKELQNIIHNNQRRENDSKEYSDEEEEDEEDYIDSTTLTPDPQFKSVISVVTTKSVINNTVIPQFVTPSGVLEPIETSQEDTTDNWVVLGSIQTSKSVSEARFGETNNETLDYSEEETTTEDIETTIPPITKDKSKSSTESLLDKLDRVQSDLSSRLLSADFKDIKNNITIIRENEGENNHGEVDEVETTTSKSVENSFKFPTIRPTTTTTKATVKTTHFTLKPKPTRRKPVSEEQYRKALRASTTTVRTTTTTINPTKFENLFKNSQDDISAFLPPGYKLSSTTPSTTTTTETPKIVNKLESLFKDTQPDDISAFLPPGYKLKPSSSTTEATSTTTKISKLENLFKDSQPDDISAFLPPGFKLSSTTEATTTKKTIKPKNQLENLFKDSQPDDISAFLPPGFKLITELSTSSSSTTVKPKDKLESLFKEAKTDDLSALLPPGYKLKPSTTTTTEKSKVQLLLEQSQPDDISALLPPGYKKPSASAPKKDSKEDIFKNAKTDDISAFLPPGYKLRSYSSTTTEPTAPTEPSSTTASSSTAASSAGGAKPVKIVFPTRPGKKNSRTTTTSRSNANSESRSVTPPTIHIGWPSRATTEFTGWPTPSTTPISIEKLLESAKIATSSTTEVDILTTSTTTTTTTTTTTTQRPTTPGICENNCDLASTIKLVGGAKWVPELLDRNTNEWQILSNEVQSQLEDVYKKSYQLSTWFKKVRIDGFSKGSVLVDYVIELNNVDKKINTAEIKQLFHDALVQYSRSGKSIDSEHLDNLTLGKFVLDPKYTDFVVIPSQPEIHLDNKEDQLALPQWTIAAIVIGLASLLFIIIFGATVLVNREKNSKKKVGTPLSQDMLNELDKNHMGGLENYPVNESMYDMEWIDDRDLPRKESMRGPSGFDSWRSEWNGHYFNAYYGKNNMQMYDGGMPHSNSHF; encoded by the exons gtCAAGATTTCGATTCTTCCAGCCCTGAAGACTACGAATACTACGATGACCAAGACAATAGTGATCTACACACCTACGTGCCCTCGTATTTAAACACACCGGATTTACAGACGTCCGACATACCTCAAAACTTACAAGAAAATTTACCTCAgtacaattacaaaaatttaaattataacaatttgtaTACGAACATTCCCACAACTCACCGtccaaattatacaaatttatttattaataagctTAATTTTAGTAGAGAGACTCTTTTGAATGAACCCGAAAAGACTGCACCTTCGGTGAGTTTGGATGACTCCAAGGAGGTGGATGATAAACTATTTGAAGAGTTAATCGCCGACAAAGAGCTGCAAAACATCATCCACAACAATCAAAGGAGGGAAAATGACTCCAAAGAATACAGTGATGAAGAAGAAGAGGATGAGGAAGACTACATTGATTCGACCACCCTCACACCAGACCCCCAGTTTAAATCGGTGATTTCTGTAGTGACGACGAAAAGTGTTATCAATAATACGGTTATTCCTCAGTTTGTTACTCCAAGTGGTGTTTTGGAGCCTATTGAAACGTCCCAAGAGGACACCACTGACAACTGGGTGGTACTGGGATCCATACAAACTAGTAAAAGTGTTTCTGAGGCCAGATTTGGTGAGACAAACAACGAAACTCTTGATTATTCCGAAGAGGAAACCACGACTGAAGATATTGAAACCACTATACCCCCAATCACAAAAGACAAATCCAAATCTTCTACTGAAAGTCTTTTAGACAAATTAGATAGAGTGCAGTCAGACCTTTCCAGCAGATTGTTGTCTGCTGATTTTAAAGATATCAAAAACAACATTACTATTATTCGAGAGAATGAAGGGGAGAATAATCACGGTGAGGTGGATGAAGTAGAAACAACAACTAGTAAGAGTGTTGAAAATAGTTTCAAGTTTCCAACGATTAGACCTACAACAACTACTACAAAAGCCACTGTTAAAACTACACATTTCACTCTTAAACCTAAACCAACTAGGAGGAAACCTGTCAGTGAGGAGCAGTATCGGAAAGCATTGCGTGCCTCCACCACAACAGTGAGGACCACCACAACAACCATCAACCCCACCAAATTTGAGAACCTGTTCAAAAACAGTCAAGATGACATCAGTGCCTTTTTGCCACCTGGTTATAAGTTAAGCTCTACTACTCCCAGTACTACCACTACTACTGAAACTCCTAAAATAGTTAACAAACTGGAGAGTTTATTCAAGGATACTCAACCTGATGATATTAGTGCTTTCTTGCCGCCAGGTTATAAATTGAAACCTTCCAGTAGTACCACTGAAGCTACATCTACTACtactaaaattagtaaattagaaaatttgtttaaggaCTCTCAACCTGATGATATTAGCGCATTTTTGCCGCCAGGCTTTAAATTGTCGTCGACGACTGAAGCCACCACAACCAAAAAGACAATCAAACCTAAAAATCAACtcgaaaatttgtttaaagacAGTCAACCTGATGACATAAGTGCATTTTTGCCACCCGGCTTTAAACTTATAACCGAACTGTCAACCAGTTCTTCCAGTACTACGGTTAAACCTAAAGACAAGTTGGAAAGTTTGTTTAAGGAGGCAAAAACAGACGACCTTAGTGCTTTGTTACCGCCAGGTTATAAGTTGAAACCATCTACAACAACCACCAcggaaaaatctaaagtacaGCTCCTCCTCGAGCAGTCGCAACCCGATGATATCAGTGCCTTGCTACCGCCTGGTTATAAGAAACCTTCGGCAAGCGCCCCGAAGAAGGATTCCAAGGAGGACATATTTAAGAACGCCAAAACCGACGACATAAGTGCTTTCCTTCCGCCAGGCTACAAACTCAGGTCGTACTCATCAACGACAACCGAACCGACAGCGCCGACGGAACCTTCCAGCACCACTGCCAGCTCCAGTACTGCCGCCTCAAGTGCCGGCGGTGCGAAACCGGTGAAAATAGTGTTCCCGACCAGACCAGGAAAGAAGAACTCCCGCACGACGACGACCAGTCGCAGCAATGCCAATTCCGAGTCCCGCAGCGTGACACCGCCCACCATCCACATAGGTTGGCCCTCAAG ggcGACCACAGAATTCACAGGTTGGCCGACACCTTCGACGACCCCGATTTCGATAGAAAAACTTCTGGAGTCGGCTAAAATCGCCACCAGCAGTACGACTGAGGTGGACATTTTGACAACCTCGACGACAACCACCACGACAACCACAACTACGACCACACAGAGGCCCACGACTCCAGGAATATGCGAAAACAACTGTGATTTGGCCAGCACTATTAAACTGGTCGGTGGTGCCAAGTGGGTACCGGAACTTCTAGACAGGAACACCAATGAATGGCAAATTTTGTCTAACGAAGTGCAAAGTCAA TTGGAAGACGTTTACAAAAAGTCGTACCAGCTAAGTACTTGGTTCAAAAAAGTGAGGATAGATGGATTTAG CAAAGGAAGCGTTCTAGTTGATTATGTCATAGAACTGAACAACGTCGACAAAAAAATCAACACTGCagaaataaaacagttattcCATGACGCCCTTGTACAATACTCGAGAAGTGGCAAATCAATAGACTCCGAGCACCTGGATAATCTAACATTGGGCAAGTTCGTCCTGGATCCCAAATACACAGATTTCGTCG TTATTCCAAGCCAACCAGAAATACACCTAGATAACAAAGAAGACCAACTGGCTTTGCCACAATGGACCATCGCTGCCATAGTTATTGGTCTTGCTTCTCTTCTGTTCATCATTATTTTTGGAGCAACTGTT CTCGTAAACAGAGAGAAGAACTCAAAGAAAAAGGTGGGCACGCCGCTGAGTCAGGACATGTTAAATGAATTGGACAAAAACCATATGGGTGGTTTAGAAAATTACCCTGTGAATGAAAGTATGTATGATATGGAATGGATTGATGATAGGGATCTTCCCAGGAAG gaATCGATGAGAGGACCGAGTGGTTTTGACAGTTGGAGATCAGAATGGAACGGTCATTACTTTAACGCATATTACGGAAAGAATAATATGCAGATGTATGACGGCGGAATGCCGCATTCTAATAgtcatttttga
- the LOC109607301 gene encoding mucin-2, which produces MDTGNGSKAIFSDAAGKPVSKPNAASDLASPINLLNPDRYEFYTFDDSGDLVKRLMTLDEIQGIVATGDTDGFSFDPLSMEAYNPEKRVNDIVNNVQNVLKEEMEVHKDTIDTKPLFDTPDVSSSWSMILPAIFGNSGEDIKPEKPITHVTPDTIMIEPTQPPAKVSAPTKFTTNPATSPAFHSTTVINNMVYTSAKATTPRPLSTSYTTPRSTPAADVSKITPSEIPTTQGASSTNKFVTFRPELVSTPHISSSKSPINVEIYSHSKSTTERSPGFINNEKYPVIELTKENSRPIYHVSSSKPILEQSTSTRLPIATSSSTKHSVMASSSTRLPVITTSTTRLPMATKVASSTTTTTTKQPAPTSSSPTTFIYMTSSSELPKITSTRLPVFNMKTTPAYVVTRMPASTTMRPRPTTTELPTTEAPINTEILQNSLPTLTELLHMNSDQQISSSSPTMSTLAALTTKLPAIKISTPEQETTPEFTTYTLVSSNSDYPTTTEFKGEATPLINQLLQDNPQSILDDDLSTLASEYVTPKRNFTKSTTEMSDTTGPVIYYTTASLPVTKQDDIPTTGILDKLLLTSTNIYEINTELSEKPTTVQEPYVEDDRFETTNSDEVTEEATPSTNTVVINLGDPTKQPSTDKNLISSIEQLISQAVGQIEDSVSNEKQNVIIQSMLDNSGQKNMSDIQMEAATIASNLMETYESNEETTTQSNILSDITADNTNILSDSVGSLLSQIYGGEDPRYTTVEGSMTTEAYTTTNIKTSTFINRKTDEATMTFDLKTTETPQTTTILETTTTRYTEVDLAEATTTNVNNELSKNVTNETVDDYVPHIINITIISSDKKPAKSDLSQEEEFLNEELKNTTQNKIQNEILKTEATSYSDKVQTEAENEITTTELITETSEETTQNVVYVENASNMSIGNIEVTTPEIVTAAETIQTTTLANSERIQDEEPTTVAVDVETTTTAREEPIETTTFAEIKPMIEITINENSAIRNKTPVVIPQDVTESTTVIMDEFTSSPISTLKFTTEAELLTETSTNNQPSTDLLASTNIDSNTKNEDINKQSWTLVPTIAPHSESEFNKTSTASHPIVTIIDPPTPVDLVPKPLQGFGLEDSTSQLDTDIFQFAQLCNELAFGFWRSVTSGISTARSVVVSPFAASSMLAMVFLGARGATSGEMNEILKLDDMVTFNPHLIFKNISESIQTTPDSGVSVSAIVRELYSDRSKGQLLGFYKERAKQFYDGHVEEVSFKDIGDVIRRRTNLLVKKHSDGKISEFLKDSSIVVRSPLAGVSVNVFQTDCSQASTEGRDGEIHFVVLPSIRQRRLIPIPAVVYKSGFLAGYEPSLDATAVALGTKDQVVSTIFVIPGQQGIAAPGDGLARLEKRLVESSFKKGAWSRLLRALIPRPGLEIQIPRFSHRSVVNATRALQKMGLKDLFNPLKADLRGLNGVAHELHFSEMIQINNFATCGEERIGDTHHSEIYPATPSSARSARYLDFNDQTDFLEEPRDYQRAFHDPLHDPRYLSLPLPLRPRQARIPDVPRLRFDRPFLYMVRHNPTGLILHMGRFNPRLLP; this is translated from the exons ATGGACACCGGAAACGGATCCAAAGCGATATTCAGCGATGCCGCAGGCAAACCTGTTTCCAAACCAAACGCAGCCTCCGACCTGGCCAGTCCGATAAACCTACTGAACCCCGACAGATACGAATTCTACACCTTCGACGACAGCGGTGACCTGGTCAAAAGACTGATGACCCTTGACGAGATCCAAGGAATCGTTGCGACGGGCGACACGGACGGTTTCAGCTTCGATCCCCTATCCATGGAGGCGTACAACCCGGAAAAAAGAGTCAACGACATCGTCAACAACGTGCAGAACGTACTCAAGGAAGAAATGGAGGTCCACAAGGACACGATAGACACCAAACCTCTGTTTGACACTCCCGACGTTTCCAGTTCTTGGAGTATGATTCTTCCGGCGATTTTCGGAAACTCCGGTGAAGATATCAAACCTGAAAAGCCCATTACTCATGTCACACCCGACACAATTATGATTGAACCTACGCAACCGCCAGCTAAAGTTTCCGCCCCCACTAAGTTCACAACTAACCCTGCAACTTCTCCGGCTTTCCACAGTACTACGGTTATTAACAATATGGTTTATACTTCTGCAAAAGCAACAACTCCAAGGCCTTTGTCTACGTCATACACAACTCCCAGGTCTACACCtgctgctgacgtttccaaaATCACTCCCAGTGAGATTCCTACGACACAAGGTGCTTCAAGTACCAATAAGTTTGTTACATTTAGACCTGAACTTGTATCTACTCCTCATATTTCTAGTAGCAAGTCACCAATTAACGTAGAAATATATTCCCACTCTAAATCTACCACCGAAAGAAGTCCAGGTTTCATTAACAACGAAAAGTACCCGGTCATAGAATTGACCAAAGAAAATTCTAGGCCGATTTATCACGTTTCATCCAGTAAGCCAATTTTAGAACAATCGACTTCAACGAGACTCCCAATTGCAACCTCTTCCTCAACAAAACATTCAGTTATGGCTTCTTCTTCAACGAGACTTCCAGTTATAACAACCTCTACGACCAGACTTCCGATGGCAACTAAAGTTGCAAGTTCAACAACTACTACTACCACAAAACAACCTGCTCCAACTAGTTCCTCGCCCACAACGTTTATATACATGACCTCCTCGTCAGAACTGCCAAAAATAACTTCAACAAGACTTCCTGTgtttaatatgaaaacaaCCCCTGCCTACGTGGTAACAAGAATGCCCGCGAGTACCACCATGCGTCCTCGCCCTACAACAACCGAATTGCCAACAACTGAAGCACCTATAAACACAGAAATTCTCCAAAACTCGCTTCCAACACTGACAGAATTGTTGCATATGAACAGTGATCAACAAATTTCATCGTCATCACCCACAATGTCCACACTAGCTgcattaacaacaaaattgcCGGCTATTAAAATAAGCACGCCGGAACAGGAGACAACACCTGAATTCACCACGTATACTTTAGTGTCCAGCAATAGCGATTATCCCACCACAACTGAGTTCAAAGGGGAAGCAACacctttaattaatcagttgcTACAAGATAATCCACAATCCATCCTTGATGATGATTTAAGCACATTGGCCAGTGAATATGTAACTCCTAAGAGAAACTTTACTAAGAGCACAACTGAAATGAGTGATACCACCGGTCCTGTGATCTACTACACAACTGCTTCACTGCCAGTAACAAAACAAGACGATATTCCAACCACTGGAATACtagataaattattgttaacttCTACTAATATCTACGAAATAAACACGGAACTGTCAGAAAAACCTACAACAGTACAAGAACCATACGTTGAAGATGATAGATTTGAAACCACCAACAGTGATGAAGTGACCGAAGAAGCTACTCCAAGCACTAATACTGTAGTAATCAATCTTGGTGATCCCACCAAACAACCATCAACtgataaaaatcttatttccAGCATCGAACAACTTATATCCCAAGCTGTTGGACAAATTGAAGATTCTGTCTCCAATGAGAAACAAAATGTAATCATTCAATCAATGCTGGACAATTCAGGTCAAAAGAATATGTCTGACATTCAAATGGAGGCTGCAACTATAGCTTCAAACCTGATGGAAACTTACGAAAGCAACGAAGAAACAACCACTCAAAGCAACATTTTAAGTGACATCACTGCTGATAATACTAACATTCTTAGCGACTCTGTTGGTTCGCTTCTGTCACAGATTTATGGAGGAGAAGATCCAAGATATACAACTGTTGAAGGATCAATGACAACTGAAGCTTATACAACAACtaatataaagacttccactTTTATTAATCGTAAAACAGATGAAGCTACAATGACGTTTGATTTGAAGACAACTGAAACTCCTCAAACTACTACAATTTTGGAGACTACTACAACTAGATATACTGAAGTTGACTTGGCCGAAGCAACTACAACAAATGTGAACAACGAATTGtccaaaaatgttacaaatgaAACTGTTGATGATTATGTACCACAcatcattaatattacaattattagtaGTGATAAAAAACCAGCCAAAAGTGATTTAAGTCAGGAAGAAGAATTCTTAAATGAAGAATTGAAGAACACAACccaaaacaaaattcaaaatgaaatattgaaaaccgAGGCAACTTCATACTCTGATAAAGTACAAACTGAAgctgaaaatgaaataacaacAACGGAGTTGATTACGGAAACATCTGAAGAAACTACTCAAAATGTCGTATATGTAGAAAATGCTAGTAACATGTCAATAGGAAACATTGAAGTTACTACTCCTGAAATTGTTACTGCTGCTGAAACAATTCAAACTACTACTTTGGCCAATTCTGAGAGAATTCAAGACGAGGAACCAACCACTGTTGCTGTGGATGTTGAAACAACAACTACAGCCAGGGAAGAACCAATCGAGACTACGACTTTCGCTGAAATCAAACCAATGATTGAAATtactataaatgaaaatagcgcaataagaaataaaactcCTGTCGTCATTCCTCAAGATGTTACAGAATCGACTACAGTGATAATGGATGAATTTACCAGTTCCCCCATTTCTACACTTAAATTCACGACTGAAGCTGAACTGTTAACAGAAACAAGTACAAACAACCAACCGTCAACAGATTTACTAGCTAGTACGAACATAGATTCCAACACTAAAAATGAAGACATCAACAAACAATCTTGGACATTGGTTCCAACAATTGCACCACATTCAGAATCTGAATTCAACAAAACCAGCACTGCAAGTCATCCAATTGTTACAATAATCGATCCTCCAACTCCCGTCGATTTGGTGCCAAAACCGTTGCAAGGATTTGGTTTAGAGGACAGTACTTCACAACTGGACACGGATATTTTCCAATTCGCACAACTGTGCAACGAATTAGCTTTTGGCTTTTGGAGGTCGGTAACCAGTGGTATAAGCACTGCAAGAAGCGTCGTGGTATCACCGTTTGCCGCCTCTTCCATGTTGGCCATGGTGTTTTTGGGAGCTCGTGGTGCTACTTCTGGAGAAATGAACGAGATTCTTAAACTTGACGATATGGTCACGTTCAATCCTCATttgattttcaaaaacattagcGAATCCATACAAACCACTCCCGATTCTGGAGTATCGGTTTCTGCGATTGTTAGAGAATTGTACAGTGATAGGAGTAAGGGTCAGCTGTTAGGTTTTTACAAAGAAAGGGCGAAACAGTTTTACGATGGACATGTGGAAGAAGTCAGTTTCAAGGATATTGGAGATGTTATAAGAAGAAGAACAAATCTATTGGTAAAGAAACACTCTGATGGCAAAATCAGTGAGTTTTTAAAGGACAGCAGTATTGTGGTTCGATCCCCACTTGCTGGAGTCAGTGTCAATGTTTTccag ACTGATTGTTCTCAAGCCTCCACCGAAGGTAGAGATGGGGAAATCCACTTCGTAGTCCTCCCATCTATCAGACAAAGAAGACTGATTCCCATTCCAGCTGTGGTTTACAAATCTGGTTTCTTAGCTGGTTACGAACCAAGTTTAGATGCAACCGCCGTTGCTTTAGGTACCAAGGATCAAGTCGTCAGCACCATTTTTGTAATTCCTGGTCAACAAGGAATTGCCGCACCAGGTGACGGTCTAGCCAGATTAGAGAAACGTTTGGTTGAAAGTTCCTTCAAGAAGGGTGCCTGGTCCAGATTACTCAGAGCCTTGATCCCTCGTCCAGGACTGGAGATACAAATTCCCAGATTCTCTCACAGGTCGGTAGTGAATGCTACCAGAGCACTACAAAAGATGGGACTCAAAGACTTGTTCAATCCACTTAAGGCTGATTTGAGAGGTTTAAATGGAGTCGCTCACGAGCTGCACTTCTCGGAAatgattcaaattaataatttcgcaACCTGCGGAGAGGAAAGGATTGGTGACACCCATCATTCGGAAATTTATCCGGCGACTCCATCAAGTGCCCGAAGTGCGAGATATCTTGATTTCAATGACCAAACTGATTTTCTGGAGGAACCGAGAGACTATCAGAGGGCGTTCCACGATCCTTTGCACGATCCCCGTTACTTATCTCTTCCTTTGCCTCTACGGCCGAGACAAGCAAGGATTCCGGATGTTCCAAGGTTGAGATTCGACAGGCCTTTCTTGTACATGGTCCGACACAATCCAACAGGACTTATACTACACATGGGAAGATTCAATCCTAGGTTATTGCCATAA
- the LOC126264786 gene encoding uncharacterized protein LOC126264786, whose amino-acid sequence MENENTPTESEEDYGSYFLQPAHSPYNIVEKIQQANEALLNTNIETCKTLRVQFKDSLVTFESELTDDDINSIESDHIEIQTEENIIFNSFTTVTNEDPTEIFSDIEEVEEETVEEDIKEDIDDLTVENTNTTSTNTAHIILKDNDLFNKPTSEEASKQDIKKKTKKRTVQTKSREKLQNNIKCSSHCIDKIECDLSKRIQKLHIRNETPQCPPLKLHEKKCCTEKSASNLPNYNGLRSEYGLTYKQLEQRKALKKYHKIRRCYRRSYLNRIREQRTQENEEAFAKWLDDVSKRKELEEHKRKLNSYRTTYGIPQVCVYVETPECKCRKFVYLGSLSIRKCVPRKMSKK is encoded by the exons ATGGAAAATGAGAATACGCCTACTGAAAGCGAGGAAGATTACGGCTCATATT TTCTTCAAcctgcgcattcgccatataATATAGTTGAGAAAATTCAACAGGCAAACGAAGCTTTACTGAACACAAACATCGAAACTTGCAAAACTTTAAGAGTACAATTTAAAGACAGTTTAGTAACCTTCGAATCAGAACTAACTGATGATGATATCAACAGTATTGAAAGTGACCACATTGAAATACAAACGgaggaaaatataatttttaatagtttcacTACTGTGACCAATGAGGACCCAACTGAGATATTTTCTGATATTGAGGAAGTAGAGGAGGAAACTGTTGAGGAAGATATAAAAGAAGACATTGATGATCTGACTGTAGAGAACACCAACACCACTTCTACGAACACCGCCCATATTATACTTAAAGATAATGACTTGTTTAATAAACCAACAAGTGAAGAAGCAAGCAAACAAgacattaaaaagaaaactaaaaagagAACGGTCCAAACCAAATCTagagaaaaattacaaaataatataaaatgtagtaGCCATTGCATAGATAAAATCGAATGTGATCTTTCAAAACGAATTCAAAAGTTACATATTCGCAACGAAACGCCCCAATGTCCTCCACTGAAACTGCACGAGAAGAAGTGTTGCACCGAAAAATCCGCTTCCAATTTGCCAAACTACAACGGATTAAGGTCGGAGTACGGACTGACGTACAAACAATTGGAACAAAGAAAGGCCCTGAAGAAGTACCACAAGATTAGGCGATGTTACAGAAGAAGCTACTTGAACAGAATCAGGGAGCAGAGGACCCAGGAGAACGAGGAGGCCTTCGCCAAGTGGTTGGACGACGTGTCCAAGAGAAAGGAGTTGGAGGAGCACAAAAGAAAACTGAACAGTTACAGAACCACATACGGCATCCCTCAAGTTTGTGTCTACGTTGAAACGCCCGAATGTAAATGCCGCAAGTTTGTATATTTAGGTAGTTTATCCATAAGGAAATGTGTACCGCGtaaaatgagtaaaaaatga